In Melospiza georgiana isolate bMelGeo1 chromosome 31, bMelGeo1.pri, whole genome shotgun sequence, the genomic window TCTTGCACACGTCCAGCGGCGtggtggcggcggcggccacGGCCCCGGCCACGGCGCCGGCCACGATGTGGGACTGGGGGTGGTACTGGCGGTGCGGGTTCAGGTGCTCCTGCACCAGCTCGTAGGTGATGAAGTGGAGGGCCTGGAAGGGCACGTTCATGGTCAGCTGCGTGGTGTAGCTGCGGTAGAAGGCGCCCAAGCCCTCGGTCCTGTGCACCGTCCGCACGCAGCCCAGCACCGACGTGTACGGCGAGTTGAACAtctgcagcctctgcttcaccactgccaggggacatggggggacagggacactgctcagctggggccaggcctggctggcacagcccccagtgACCCTTCCCCACCCAAACtgacagccctgagctgcccaGACCtcaggacagggacactgctcagctgggggctggcacagccctgagctccccttccccacccaaactgacagccctgagctgcccaATGCCCCCAgaactgggacagggacacggcccAGCTGGGGCCAGGCCTGCCTGGCACAGTCCCCAGAGTGACCCTTCCCCACCCAAACTGACCCCTCTGAGCTGACCAGTGCTCCCAGAACTCAGAACAGAAATGGGGCACTACTCAGCTGCGGGGTCAGgcctggctggcacagccccaagctccccttccccccccaaaccaaaccccccGAGCTGCCCAATGCCCCCAgaactgggacagggacactgctcAGATGGGGCCAGgcctggctggcacagcccccagagtGACCCCAGACCCATCCCCAatctccttttccccacccaAACCAAAGCCCCCGAGCTGCCCAGTGCCCCCAGAGTTAAGGACAGGGGcagtgctcagctgcagccagtcctgcctggcacagctccaagCTCCCATTCCCCACCCAAATTGATCCCCCCAAGCTGCCCAGTGCCCCCAGAGCTCGGGACAGATGTGAGGACAGGACACTGCTCAGCTGGGGGGCTGGCCTGCATGGCACAGCCCGGAGCTCCCTTTCCCCACCCAAACTGATCTTCCTGATCAACCTGACCTCCTCGAGCTCCCCTTCCgcacccaaaccaaacccccgagctgcccagtgcccccagagctcaggacagggacactgctcAGATGGGGCCAggcctgcctggcacagcccccagaaTGACCCTTCCCCACCAAAACTGATCTCCCCAATCAAACTGGCCTCCCCAAGATCCCCTTCCCCACCCAAAACGATCCTCCCAAGCTGCCCAGTACCCccacccaaaacaaaccccctGAGCTGCCCGGTGCCCCCAGAGTCTGGGACAGGAATGCAGTCAGGGGCACTGCTCAACTGTGGGGCCAGGACTGCCTGGCACAGACCCACCCAAACCAAATCCCCAAGCTGCCCagtgcccccagagctggggacagacagacatggggacagtgacacggCTCAGCTGTGAGGTCaggccagcctggcacagcccccagggtaaccccaggcacagccctgagctctccatccccacccaaacccaccccCGAGCTGCCCAGTgcccccagggctcagcacagcgAGGGGACAGCTCAGAGCTCACTTCCTAATGATCCCCTCACCTCAGGTTTAATTAATGACCCTTTAGTACTAATGAACCCCTCCCCTCAGGTTTAATTAATGACCCTTTAGTACTAATGAACCCCTCCCCTCAGGTTTAATTAATGACCCTTTAGTTCTAATGGACCCTTCTCCTCAGGTTTAATTAATGACCCTTTAGTTCTAATGAACTCCTCAGGGTTAATTAATGACCCACCAGTTCTAATGAACCCCTCAGGGTTAATTACTCACCCCTCAGCCAGGATGCACAAGCACGAGGGCAGAAGGTGAGGTCCCACCTGAcatccccagtgtcacccacccctccagccccactggCTGCAGTGCCTCCCACTGACTAATGAGGCTAATTAATGTAATGATTTAATCAGGGTGTGATTAACAGCATTTGATACACTGGAGAATTCTCCTTCAGAGATTCCCAACTCTGGGCCCACTCAGGAGCATAGCCAGTGACACCGAGGAGCTGGCAGGTGGCAGCATTGTCAtttcagctgcatttcctgCCAATCCTCATTTCCCTGCCAATCCTCCTTTTCCTGAAGCCTTCTCCTGCCACTCCACTCCCCAGCAATCTCTGTGTGCTCACCCAAccccctgagctcagcctggtTGGTCCAAAGCTTCAGGAacagcagagcccctgccccaaggagcagcagagtggTGACAGTAAAGGTGGCACCAATAAAGGGGACACCTCCCCTCAAAGTCCCCCTGCACCTCACGGATCCAGggataataaaataaatccctcctggctgctctcctctcctccccagggCAAAGGAATGAGGTCCCTGGGTTGGTGGGTTTGGTGAGTTTGGAGgtctcccagcagccctggattTCCTCCTGCTTGTGCCaaggggcagagggagaagaTCCAGGAGGGATTTGGGCCTGGATTCAGGGCACTGAGGGTGTcctgagggagcagcactgccagggtggAACTGGGGGGTttggagctctcccagctggggcagccctggattTCCTCCTGCTTGTGCCaaggggcagagggagaagaTCCAGGGGGAATTTGGGCCTGGATTCAGGGCACTGGGGGCCTGGGTTGGTGGGTTTGGTGAGTTTGGAGatctcccagcagccctggattTCCTCCTGCTCGTGCcaagggacagagggagaaGATCCAGGAGGGATTTGTGCCTGGATTCAGGGCACTGAGGGCATCCTGaggaggcagcactgccagggtggAACTGGTGGGGttggagctctcccagctggggcagccttGGATTTCCTCCTGCTCTTGCCAAGGACAGAGGCAGAAGATCCAGGGGGAATTTGAGCCTGGATTCAGGGCACTGAGGGCCTGGGTCGGTGAGTTTGGAGatctcccagcagccctggattTCCTCCTGCTCGTGCCAAGGACAGAGGGAGAAGATCCAGGGGGAATTTGGGCCTGGATTCAGGGCACTGGGGGCTGGGTGTcctgagggagcagcactgccagggttaCCTTCAGCTGGGTTCATCACGGCGTCGTGGAGCAGCGTGGCCGCACTCCCAGCGATGCCTGCAAGGAAGAGCAGCCCTGAGAAAACAAATCCTGCCTCAAAAGGGATCCCTGCCACCCAGGGGGGTCCATCCAGGGGATCCCATCCATGGGGATCCACCCATGGGGATCCCATCAAGGGGGATTCCATCCATGGGGATCTATGCAGGAATCCATCCAGGGGATCCCATCCATGGGAATCCACCCAGAGGATCCCATCCAGGGGGATCCCATCCAGGGGGATCTATGCAGGAATCCATCCAGGGGGATCTCACCCACGGGGATCCCAAATATGGGAATTCACCCATGGAGATCCCATCCAGGGGGGCTCCATCTAGGGGGGAATCCAGCCATGGGGGAGCTCCATCCATAGGGATCCCATCCATGGGACAATCCATCCATGGGGACCCCATCCAAGGTGGATCCCATCCACGGAGGGGTTCCTATCTGTGGGGACCCCATCCATTGGGGAGCTCCATACATGAAGAGGTTCCTATCCATGGGGATCCCATCCATGGGAGAATCCATCCATTGTGGAGCTCCATCCATGAGGGGTCTCCTATCCATGGGGAATCCATCCATGGGACAATCCATCCATGGGGACCCCATCCATGGGACAATCCATCCATGGGGACCCCATCCATGGGGACGCCATCCAAGGTGGATCCCATCCATGGGGGAGCTCCTATCCATGGGGAATCCATCCATTGGGGAACTCCATCCATTGTGGAGCTCCATTCCTGGTGGATCCATCCATGGGGAATCCATCCATGGAGGATCCCACCCATGGAGAACCCATTTGGGGGGGCTTCATCCATGGGGACCTCTTCCATGGGAACCCATCCATGGAGATCCCACCCAGGGAGGGCACCATCCATGGGGGGAATACCATCCATAGGGGCTCCATACATGGTGGAATACCATCCATGGGGGATCCATCCATGCAGGGTTCCCATCCATGGGGGATCCATCCAGGGGATCCATCCATGGGAATCCATGCAGGGGGATCCATCCATGGCAATCCCACCCAGGGGAGCTTCATCTCTGGTGGATCTGATCCATGGAGGATTCCATCCATGGGGAATCCATTTGGCGGAGCTTCATCCATGGAGATCCCATCTATGGGAATCCATCCATGGGGGAATTCCATCCATGGGGGGTGGGGTTCCTATCCATGGGGATCCCATCCATGGTGGATCCCATCCATGGGGGAATTCCATTCTTGGGGGCCCTCCATCCATGGGGAATCCATCCATTGGGGAACTCCATCCAAGGGGAGCTTCAACCATGGTGGATCCCATCCATGGAGAGGTTCCTATCCATCTGGATCTCATCCATGGGAGAATCCATCCATGGAGATCTCATGCAGGGGGGCCCCATCCATGGGGGGAATACCACCCATGGGGGATCCATACATGGTGGAATCCCATCCATGGGGGATCCATCCATGGCAATCCCACCCATGGGAATCCCACCCGGGGGAGCTTCATCCCTGGTGGATCCGATCCATGGAGGATCCCATCCATGGGGAATCCATTTGGCGGGGCTTCATCCATGGAGATCCCATCTATGGGAATCCATCCATGGGGGAATTCCATCCATGgggggatgggggggggggggggtcctATCCATGGGGAATCCATCCATGGAAATCCCACCCATGGAGATCCCATCTATGGGAATCCACCCATGGGGGAATTCCATCCATGGGATGGGGGGTTCCTATCCATGGGGAATCCATCCATGGGGATGCCATCCATGGAAATCCCATCCATGGAAATCCCATCCACAGGAATCCATCCATGGGGGAATTCCATCCATGGGGGTGGGGGGTTCCTATCCATGGGGAATCCATCCATGGAAATCCCATCCATGGGGATCCCATCCACGGGATCCCATCCATTGGGGAGCTCCATCCCTGGTGGATCCCATGCTGAAGGAGCCCCCAGGTCCCACCCCTCAGGGCCCCAGCCCAGATTCCCAGGGCAGCaaccccagccccactcccagccccacctCTGCTCTTCCCACACCACTCCCCAGGTTCCACCCTCCCAGACACCCGCGGCGCCGGCGCCAGCCGTGAGCAATGCTCACCCTGCCCTCAGCACGGCCCTCATTAGGGATTTTCATCCTTTACTCAGCCTGGCTCCAGTGCCCGGGCTGTGCCAagcccagccagccctgacCCATCCCTGCCCCGCTCTGCATGAGGCTCTGCAGCCACTCCTTCCCTTTGATGCTGGCTCCAGCTCCAATTCCCTCTGGCCCAAATCATTTTGGTCATTTGGTGAATCCACAGCTCTGATTTTCCTGCCGGCACCTCAGGCCTGTAGCTACTTGAAAGGCAAACGCAGGAATGTGTTTGAGGAGAAGGGATTTTATCCCTTCCCTGAGCTCAGTCACCCCATGGCAGATGAAACCAGGGGAATTCTCCAGAGATTTTACAAACCCTCTGGTAAAGCCCTGACTCCTCAATTCCAGGCTCCCTGCTGGctttaaaagtgaaatattcctgctaaaaacaaaagcacacaGAGGATGGAGGGCACTCAGTGCTCCCAGGGAATTCCAACCTCCAGAGGTTGAGGTGATGCCTTCAACACAAGATCACACCCTCGGGTGATACCTTCAAAGGTGGGACCTGATCCAAGATCTTTCCCAACTTTAAGGATTCCATGGCAATATAGGAacagcacagctgcacctgAACAGCTTTTGCCCATTAAATTGAtgatttgtgctggaaaaatTTGGGATTCAATAAGAATTGAtgatttgtgctggaaaaatTTGGGATTAAATAAGAATTGAtgatttgtgctggaaaaatCTGAGATTCAATAAGAATTTAGATTTGGAGGTGCACTAGGCTGAGTGAGAAGCAAGGAATAGGTTGATAACCACaaatgggtttttttagggCAAATCCCAAAAACAACATTGGCCAAGTGGCTGTTTCCCCCTCTAAATCGATTATTTGTGCTGGAAAATTTGACATTAACTAAGAATTGATTATTTGTGCTGAAAAAATTTGAGATTAAATAAGAATTTAGATTTAGAGGTGCACTAGGCTGAGTGAAAAGCAAGGAATAGGTTGATAACCacaaatgggttttttttagggcaaaccccaaaaataccatTGACCAAGGGGCCAATGGTATTTTGATTACTTGTGCTGGAAAATTTGAGATTAAATAAGAATTAATTATTTGTGCTGAAAAAATTTGAGAATAAAGAAGAATTTAGATATGGAGGTGCACTAGGCTGAGTGAAAAGCAAGCAAGGAATATTGATAACCacaaatggggttttttttagggcAAACCTCAAAAACACCATTGGCCAATGGCTGTTTCCTCCTCTAAATCAATTATTTGTGCTGGAAAAATTTGAGATTAACTAAGAATTGATAATTTGTGCTGGAAAAAATTGAGATTCAATAAGAATTTAGATTTGGAGGTGCACTAGGCTGACTGAGAAGCAAGGAATAGGTTGACAAACACAAAcgggttttggttttttttttagggcaaaccccaaaaataccatTGGCCAAGTGGCTGTTTCCTTCACTAAACTGGTCATTTGTGCTGGAAAAGTTTGAGATTAAATAAGAATTTAGATCAGGAGGGGCACTAGGCTGAGTGAAAAGCAAGCGAGGTATAGGTTGATAAGCAAGGAATAGGTTGATAAGCAAGGAATAGATCGATATCCacaaataggatttttttagggcaaaccccaaaaataccatTGGCCAAGTGGCTGTTTCCTCCTCTAAATCGATTATTTGTGCTGGAAAATTTGAGATTTAATAGGAATTTAGATGGGGAAGGGCACTAGGTTGAGTGAGAAGCAGGTAAGGAATAGGTTGATAACCacaaatggtttttttttttagggcaaaaacaaatagatttttttttttagggcaAACTCCAAAAATACCATTGGCCAAGTGAtgatttgtgctggaaaattTGAGATTAAATCAGAATTGAGACCCGGACGGGCACTTGGCTGAGCGAGAAGCAAGCAAGGAATAGGTTGATAAGCAATAATAGGTTGATAAGCAAGGAACAGGTTGATATCCACAAATAGAATTTTCTTTGGGCAAACCCCAGCAATACCATTGGCCAAGTGGCTGTTTCCTGTTCTAAATCGATTATTTGTGCTGTAAAAATTTGAGATTAAATAAGAATTTAGACGGGATGGGGCACCAGGCTGAGCGAAAAGCAAGGAACAGGTTGATAAGCAAGGAATATTGATAACCACAAATAGGGATTTTTTAGGGCAAACCCCAGCAATACCATTGGCCAAGTTGCTGTTTCCTCCTCTAAATCGATTATTTGTGCTGGAGAAATTTGAGATTAAATGAGAATTTAGACTGGGACGGGCACGAGGCTGAGCGAGAAGCAGGTAAGGAACAGGTTGATAACCACAaatagggctttttttttttgggcaaaccccaaaaataccatTGGCCAAGTGGCTGTTTCCTCCACTAAATTGGTCATTTGTGCTGGAAAATTTGAGATTAAGTAAGAATTTAGACTGGGAGGTGCACTAGgctgaaggagaagaaagaataGGGTGATAACCACAAATAGAAGTTTTTTAGGGTGAAGCCCAGCAATACCATTGGCCAAGTGGCTGttccctcctggctgcagaaGGTCGCTGAGGGACTTTTTGGTGCTCTCGTAGCAGGCGAAGTAGAGGGCGTGGGCAGGGCCAGCGCCCAGCATGGTGACGTCGATGCCGCGCAGGGGCCGCCACAGGCCCTCGGTGCTGACCATCCTGCGCAGCGCCTGGAACACGCCCCGGTACTGCGCCCTGGGGTggggctgcaggctctgcatgCGCGTCTGCAACAGAGAACAGCGGGGACGGGCCTGGTTACCTCTGCAAACACAGCAGTGCTTATTGAAAACATTTTGGTCACCATTTCCCGTTTATCCAACCGCCAAACCCTCCGACCCCGCCAGATATCGGCGTTGCCAAGCCGGAGCCATCTTGTAAACCCATTCTTTTTGTCACCAGATATCGGCGTTGCCAAGCAGGAGCCATCTTTTACACCCTTTATTTTTGTCaccatttcccatttttccaacCACTGACCCCGTCAGATATCAGCACTGCCAAGCAGGTGCCATCTTCTAAACCCATTCTTTTTGTCACCATTTACCATTTTTCCAACCACTGACCCTGTCAGATATCGGCGTTGCCAAGCAGGTGCCATCTTCTAAACCCATTCTTTTTGTCACCATTTACCATTTTTCCAACCACTGACCCTGTCAGATACCAGCACTGCCAAGCAGGAGCCAATATCTTTTAAATCCATTATTTTTGTCaccatttcccatttttccaacCACTGACCCCATCAGATGTCAGCATTGCCAAGCAGGAGCCATCTTTTAAACCCATTCttaaaatttcccatttttccaacCACCAACCCTGTCAGATATCGGCGTTGCCAAGTAGGAGCCAATATCTTCTAAACCCATTATTTTTGTCaccatttcccatttttccaacCACCGACCCCGTCAGATACCAGCACTGCCAAGCAGAAGCCAATATCTTTTAAATCCATTATTTTTGTCACCATTTCCCACTTTTCCAACCACTGACCCCATCAGATATCGGCGTTGCCAAGCAGAAGCCAATGTATTTTAAACCCATTCATTTTGTCatcatttcccatttttccaacCACTGACCCCCTTCAGATATCAGCATTGCCAAGCAGGAGCCATCTTTTAAACCCATTATTTTTGTCACCAGATATCAGCATTGCCAAGCAGAAGCCAATATCTTTTAAATCCATTATTTTTGTCaccatttcccatttttccaacCACCAACCACGTCAGATATCAGCATTGCCAAGCAGGAGCCATCTTCTAAACCCATTATTTTTGTCACCAGATATCGGCGTTGCCAAGCAGGAGCCATCTTGTAAACCCATTCTTTTTGTCaccatttcccatttttccaacCACCAAACCCTTCTGATCCCTTCTCCCCACCCAAGATCTCTTTCAGGTTTCACTTCCATTCCAAACTTCCAGGTTTGGCATTCCAAGCAGGagtggggtgccctgacccccagggatGCCCTGAGCTGCCAAGGGAGCTCTGACTTTGtccctcatccatggagaaagtttcctggaGTTCAAGATAGACCAGAATGCACAAAATTGTGAAATAAATTATAGAGAGCGGTGTGGGTGTgtcactgggtgagaaattgaggttttggggtttttggtgtgTAGTGGGTGGAAGCAAGatggggagcacaggg contains:
- the SLC25A37 gene encoding LOW QUALITY PROTEIN: mitoferrin-1 (The sequence of the model RefSeq protein was modified relative to this genomic sequence to represent the inferred CDS: inserted 1 base in 1 codon), with product MELGCAMAGSAAAPPGPRAPPPPPGPGXADSEDYESLPSSVALGTHMVAGAVAGIMEHTIMYPVDSVKTRMQSLQPHPRAQYRGVFQALRRMVSTEGLWRPLRGIDVTMLGAGPAHALYFACYESTKKSLSDLLQPGGNSHLANGIAGSAATLLHDAVMNPAEVVKQRLQMFNSPYTSVLGCVRTVHRTEGLGAFYRSYTTQLTMNVPFQALHFITYELVQEHLNPHRQYHPQSHIVAGAVAGAVAAAATTPLDVCKTLLNTQENTALSSLKIRGHLSGMANAFSTVYQLGGLPGFFKGVQARVIYQMPSTAIAWSVYEFFKYFLTKRALEKKT